The Solibacillus sp. FSL W7-1464 genome contains a region encoding:
- the tnpA gene encoding IS200/IS605 family transposase: MEEYRRTNTTVSLINYHFVFCPRYRRKLFLDDNVEQRFKEMVYEICESMKIKVVALECYEDHAHLFLNALPTLSPANIMAKIKGVTSKRLREEFPQLQHLPSLWTRSYFVSTARNVSSETIKRYVEQQKTRG; this comes from the coding sequence ATGGAAGAATACAGAAGAACAAACACAACCGTATCATTGATTAATTATCACTTTGTCTTTTGCCCTCGATACAGAAGGAAACTATTTCTTGATGACAATGTAGAACAGAGATTCAAAGAAATGGTGTACGAAATATGTGAGTCTATGAAAATAAAAGTGGTTGCCTTAGAATGTTACGAAGATCATGCACACCTATTTCTAAATGCACTACCTACATTAAGTCCTGCAAACATCATGGCAAAAATAAAAGGAGTGACATCTAAACGATTGCGTGAAGAATTTCCTCAACTACAACACTTGCCGAGTTTATGGACACGTTCATATTTTGTTTCTACCGCTAGAAATGTATCGAGTGAAACAATTAAACGTTATGTTGAGCAACAGAAGACAAGGGGGTGA
- a CDS encoding Asp23/Gls24 family envelope stress response protein: protein MAEKQQVAFVQPTPVGKEELGKIEVAPEVIEVIAGIAATEVEGIAATRGNFASGVAERFGKKVHSKGIKSAMSEEGNIVIDVFCTVKYGYAIPKVAKEVQTTIRQAILNMTAIETSEVNIHITGIQFETSKDAE from the coding sequence ATGGCTGAGAAACAACAAGTAGCATTCGTACAACCAACACCGGTTGGTAAAGAAGAATTGGGGAAGATTGAAGTCGCGCCGGAAGTAATTGAAGTGATCGCAGGTATCGCTGCAACAGAAGTGGAAGGAATCGCAGCAACACGCGGAAATTTCGCGTCAGGTGTTGCCGAGCGTTTCGGTAAAAAAGTACATTCAAAAGGCATCAAATCGGCAATGTCTGAGGAAGGCAATATTGTCATTGATGTATTCTGCACAGTGAAATATGGTTATGCCATTCCAAAAGTGGCGAAAGAAGTGCAAACAACGATTCGACAAGCCATTTTAAATATGACAGCCATCGAAACAAGCGAAGTGAACATCCATATTACAGGGATTCAGTTCGAAACTTCAAAAGACGCAGAATAA
- a CDS encoding mechanosensitive ion channel family protein produces MWESIKWLIPSVTAPTVADGLAAAAIIAVGLLVIRFIIRPLLFKLADLFNKKNHPVLGDITKSVYPSIRNAIIFSLIVMAASLLVEVWLFDNTKLGIYIDSVYVFFAFKALYDVLGFYLKNPHRFETGKDQDILTPFFLRMSKVAVMVIAMFTIASLWNFNLNGFLTAIGLTGVALAFGIRDTLAHIFGGMSVALDKPFQIGDWVMSGDEKIDGTIQDINLRSTVIQTADKGTVYVPNSYLVNRPIYNLSNRTERKVEHHLHISAENSEESIVKFLESVREQISLHPKISKKIIHVAMDELMPTSCRILIRYFVETNDTGIMLQVRQEILFVAKHYCEVYDIKLVDPNDGPYAWNNG; encoded by the coding sequence ATGTGGGAATCGATAAAATGGTTAATTCCGTCTGTTACCGCACCGACTGTGGCAGATGGTCTGGCGGCTGCTGCAATAATTGCCGTCGGTTTACTCGTCATTCGATTCATAATACGGCCGCTGCTATTCAAACTTGCGGATTTATTCAATAAAAAAAATCATCCGGTTTTGGGTGACATAACTAAAAGTGTGTACCCATCAATACGAAATGCGATTATTTTCAGCCTGATTGTGATGGCGGCATCTCTATTAGTGGAAGTCTGGCTGTTTGATAATACAAAACTCGGTATTTATATCGATTCGGTGTATGTATTTTTTGCGTTTAAAGCGCTGTATGATGTACTCGGTTTTTATTTGAAAAATCCGCACCGGTTTGAAACAGGGAAAGATCAGGATATTTTAACACCGTTTTTCTTACGGATGAGTAAAGTTGCGGTTATGGTCATTGCGATGTTTACAATTGCGTCACTGTGGAACTTTAATTTAAACGGGTTTTTAACTGCAATTGGACTGACAGGTGTTGCGCTTGCATTCGGTATTCGTGACACGCTCGCACATATTTTCGGCGGGATGAGTGTTGCCCTGGATAAACCATTCCAGATCGGGGATTGGGTCATGTCGGGAGATGAAAAAATCGACGGGACGATCCAGGATATTAATTTGCGCAGTACGGTCATTCAAACAGCCGATAAAGGGACTGTTTATGTACCGAACTCGTATTTGGTCAATCGGCCGATTTATAATTTGTCGAATCGGACAGAAAGAAAAGTGGAGCATCACCTGCATATTTCTGCTGAAAACAGTGAGGAAAGTATCGTGAAGTTTTTGGAATCGGTACGTGAGCAGATTTCACTGCATCCGAAAATCTCGAAAAAGATTATTCATGTGGCGATGGATGAGCTGATGCCGACAAGCTGCCGTATCCTCATCCGGTATTTTGTCGAGACGAATGATACGGGGATCATGCTGCAAGTACGTCAGGAAATATTATTTGTAGCAAAACATTACTGTGAAGTGTATGACATTAAACTAGTAGATCCGAATGATGGTCCGTATGCATGGAATAATGGATGA
- a CDS encoding MIP/aquaporin family protein, translating to MSTFLAELVGTMILIILGGGVVAGSLLKFSKAENSGWVVITIAWGFAVAIAAYTVGGISGAHLNPALTIAFATIGDFPWADVPMYIIAQILGAIIGAIIVYIAYLPHWSQTKDPDAKLAVFATIPAIRHPLANMVTEMIGTFILLLGILALGGNSLADGINPLLVGIIVIAIGMSLGGPTGYAINPARDLGPRIAHFFLPIPGKRDSDWSYAFVPIVGPIIGGVTGALFYKQFFLNENSVAFWLFTTLFVVICVIAFITQSKSAKKEIV from the coding sequence ATGTCCACATTTTTAGCAGAATTAGTAGGAACGATGATCTTAATAATTTTAGGTGGCGGGGTTGTTGCTGGTTCCTTGCTGAAATTCTCCAAAGCGGAAAATAGCGGCTGGGTCGTCATTACAATCGCCTGGGGTTTTGCCGTGGCAATCGCGGCATATACTGTAGGCGGAATAAGTGGTGCCCACCTGAACCCTGCATTGACAATAGCATTTGCAACAATTGGTGACTTCCCATGGGCGGATGTTCCGATGTATATTATTGCACAAATATTAGGAGCAATTATTGGCGCAATTATCGTATATATTGCCTATTTGCCACACTGGTCGCAAACGAAAGATCCGGATGCAAAGTTAGCCGTTTTTGCTACAATTCCTGCCATTCGCCATCCTTTGGCAAACATGGTAACGGAAATGATAGGGACTTTTATATTATTATTAGGGATTTTGGCATTAGGCGGCAATTCATTGGCGGATGGCATTAATCCATTGCTTGTCGGTATTATCGTTATTGCGATCGGGATGAGTTTAGGCGGGCCAACAGGCTATGCCATCAATCCCGCCCGTGATTTAGGACCCCGCATCGCGCATTTCTTCCTCCCGATCCCGGGTAAACGTGATTCGGACTGGTCTTATGCCTTTGTGCCGATTGTCGGACCGATTATAGGCGGTGTAACAGGCGCACTGTTTTATAAACAGTTCTTTTTAAATGAAAATTCAGTGGCATTTTGGTTATTTACAACGTTATTTGTTGTCATTTGTGTCATTGCCTTTATCACACAATCCAAATCCGCTAAAAAGGAGATCGTATAA
- a CDS encoding M23 family metallopeptidase has translation MKYRIALMMTAIFILGFMPVADASAEEDTTLTKEQLMQKRMDYYIQYENILLPWYYLAAVDQFERNIQEVRTDIPKRESAIAIQFSDEFWSGILNPAGDDTSPVSIAYFNGNGMDGNGDGVADRSDDADVLFTLANYLRKYGYGEDNFKLALWDYYNNELSVNQILVIAKLYEKFGTIHLDNHTFPLSTHADYSYRGTWGANRGWGGRRIHEGTDIFAPYNTPVYSTSYGVIEVMGWNQFGGWRVGIRDNHNSYHYYAHLAYFQKGLKEGDIVEAGQIIGYVGSTGYGKEGTAGKFPPHLHYGIYKFNGRTEWAFDPYPALARWEKEAKQRKQ, from the coding sequence ATGAAATACCGTATTGCTTTGATGATGACGGCCATTTTCATCTTAGGATTTATGCCGGTTGCCGATGCTTCTGCCGAAGAGGACACCACCTTGACAAAAGAACAGCTCATGCAAAAAAGGATGGACTACTATATACAGTATGAAAACATATTATTGCCCTGGTATTATCTAGCTGCTGTCGATCAATTTGAACGTAATATTCAGGAAGTGCGAACAGATATACCAAAACGGGAAAGTGCCATTGCCATTCAATTTTCGGATGAATTTTGGTCCGGTATTTTAAATCCGGCGGGCGATGATACCTCTCCGGTTTCGATTGCGTATTTTAATGGAAACGGTATGGACGGAAACGGGGATGGGGTGGCAGACCGTTCCGATGATGCGGATGTATTATTTACTTTAGCGAATTATTTAAGGAAGTACGGATATGGTGAAGATAATTTTAAATTGGCATTATGGGACTACTATAATAATGAACTATCAGTGAACCAGATACTTGTTATTGCAAAATTATATGAGAAATTCGGAACCATTCATTTAGATAATCATACATTTCCGTTATCCACACATGCTGATTACAGCTATAGGGGAACATGGGGAGCAAATCGCGGCTGGGGTGGCCGAAGAATTCATGAAGGTACAGATATTTTTGCTCCGTACAACACACCGGTCTATTCAACGTCCTACGGTGTAATTGAAGTGATGGGCTGGAATCAGTTTGGTGGCTGGCGTGTCGGGATTCGTGACAATCATAACTCGTATCATTATTATGCACATCTCGCTTATTTCCAAAAAGGGCTCAAAGAAGGCGATATTGTCGAGGCAGGACAAATTATCGGCTATGTTGGAAGCACAGGGTATGGAAAAGAAGGAACAGCCGGAAAATTCCCGCCGCATCTCCATTACGGCATCTATAAATTTAATGGCCGTACAGAGTGGGCATTTGATCCATATCCGGCTTTGGCAAGATGGGAAAAAGAAGCGAAGCAAAGAAAGCAATAA
- a CDS encoding VanW family protein, translating into MKTNFIYLVLIGLCFLTGCEKASNSEASETGKKNEQQVEASTTAPLPESEAIVGEYPLIYPAVITLIDPRTMEIVKSFTPQLLGYGTDSELYKANIKKIARDLAGGTKERTGYDQTMVLHKVGENGDIIEGIPGILLKESELVEKILTASSKGDHIFLPLYILETNLDIDIPSLDDVTVASFTTYFNGAQTGRSENIELSSKAIHNILVGDSDYFSFNTMVGERTVEKGYQPAPEIINKELVMGIGGGICQTSSTLFNAVDQLGIRITERHHHSLNIGYVPTGRDATVAYGSLDFKFQNTSGAPFLIKSYYSKGALTIAITTSHQYKDLFIK; encoded by the coding sequence ATGAAAACAAACTTCATTTATTTAGTGCTGATCGGTCTTTGTTTTCTTACAGGCTGTGAAAAAGCGTCGAATTCAGAAGCTTCCGAAACCGGTAAAAAAAATGAACAGCAAGTTGAAGCTTCAACTACCGCACCATTGCCGGAAAGTGAAGCGATTGTCGGAGAATACCCGCTTATTTATCCAGCTGTCATTACATTAATCGATCCGAGAACAATGGAAATCGTGAAATCGTTCACACCGCAATTATTAGGATACGGTACGGATAGCGAGCTGTACAAAGCCAACATTAAAAAAATAGCGAGAGATTTAGCCGGAGGTACGAAAGAAAGGACCGGCTATGATCAAACGATGGTGCTTCATAAAGTCGGGGAGAACGGAGATATTATTGAAGGGATACCCGGTATCCTTTTGAAGGAAAGTGAATTGGTCGAAAAAATTTTAACAGCTTCATCAAAAGGAGATCACATATTTTTGCCGCTGTATATATTGGAAACCAATCTGGACATAGACATTCCTTCACTGGATGATGTGACCGTTGCATCATTTACGACTTATTTTAATGGGGCACAAACCGGAAGAAGCGAAAATATCGAACTTTCATCAAAAGCCATCCATAATATTTTAGTTGGAGATAGCGATTATTTTTCATTTAACACAATGGTTGGAGAACGGACGGTGGAAAAAGGTTATCAGCCGGCACCTGAAATTATCAATAAGGAGCTAGTAATGGGGATTGGCGGTGGCATTTGCCAAACATCATCGACATTATTTAATGCCGTTGACCAGTTGGGCATTCGCATTACGGAAAGGCATCACCATTCACTGAACATCGGCTATGTCCCGACAGGCAGGGATGCCACAGTTGCTTACGGATCGCTCGATTTCAAGTTTCAAAATACGAGCGGGGCTCCGTTTTTAATTAAATCGTATTACAGTAAAGGTGCGCTCACAATCGCCATCACGACATCGCATCAATATAAAGATCTATTTATAAAGTAA
- the glpK gene encoding glycerol kinase GlpK, which yields MEKYIMALDQGTTSSRAILFNKKGDIVHTAQQEFKQHFPKSGWVEHNAKEIWSSILSVIAKVLSENNIQASQIEGIGITNQRETTVVWDKNTGEPVYNAIVWQSRQTADICDSLKEAGHNELFRNKTGLLIDAYFSGTKVKWILDNVKGAREKAEAGDLLFGTIDTWIIWKLTEGAVHVTDYSNASRTLMYNIYELKWDEELLDILGVPASMLPEVKPSSEIYGEIAGNHFFGHRVPIAGIAGDQQAALFGQACYEQGMVKNTYGTGCFMLMNTGEEAVKSEHGLLTTIAWGYGGKVTYALEGSIFVAGSAIQWLRDGLRMFRKSAESEAYAARVKDTDGVYVVPAFVGLGTPHWDSEVRGAVFGLTRGTSKEHFIRATLESLAYQTRDVLSAMESDSGIELRKLRVDGGAVMNDFLMQFQSDILNVPVERPSINETTALGAAYLAGLAVGFWENLDEVQQHWQLNRQFEPAMDEEQRESLFTGWHKAVKAAQAFK from the coding sequence ATGGAAAAGTATATTATGGCGTTAGATCAGGGTACGACGAGTTCACGTGCCATTTTATTCAATAAAAAAGGGGATATTGTACACACAGCACAGCAGGAATTCAAACAACATTTTCCGAAATCGGGTTGGGTTGAGCATAATGCAAAGGAAATCTGGAGCTCGATTTTATCGGTAATCGCAAAAGTGTTATCGGAAAATAATATCCAAGCATCTCAAATCGAAGGTATCGGGATTACGAACCAGCGTGAGACGACGGTTGTCTGGGATAAAAATACGGGGGAACCGGTATATAATGCAATTGTTTGGCAATCGCGCCAAACTGCGGACATTTGCGATTCGTTAAAAGAAGCGGGGCACAATGAGCTGTTCCGTAATAAAACCGGTTTGCTCATCGATGCTTATTTTTCCGGCACGAAAGTAAAATGGATACTGGACAATGTAAAAGGCGCACGCGAAAAGGCGGAAGCGGGCGATCTATTATTCGGAACGATTGATACATGGATTATTTGGAAGCTGACAGAAGGTGCTGTTCATGTAACCGACTACTCGAATGCTTCGCGCACACTCATGTATAATATTTACGAATTAAAATGGGATGAGGAATTGCTGGACATTTTAGGCGTTCCTGCGTCCATGCTGCCGGAAGTGAAACCGTCCTCTGAAATTTACGGGGAAATTGCGGGGAATCACTTCTTTGGTCATCGTGTACCGATCGCGGGAATCGCCGGAGACCAGCAGGCAGCGTTATTCGGTCAGGCTTGCTATGAACAGGGAATGGTAAAAAATACTTACGGTACCGGTTGTTTCATGCTGATGAATACAGGTGAGGAAGCGGTAAAATCCGAGCACGGCCTGCTTACAACGATCGCTTGGGGCTATGGCGGAAAAGTGACCTATGCCCTTGAAGGAAGTATCTTTGTAGCCGGTTCGGCAATCCAGTGGCTGCGTGACGGGCTTCGTATGTTCCGGAAATCTGCTGAAAGTGAAGCGTATGCAGCCCGTGTAAAAGATACGGATGGTGTGTATGTCGTGCCGGCGTTTGTCGGACTGGGTACACCGCATTGGGATAGTGAAGTGCGCGGTGCGGTATTCGGTTTGACACGCGGTACATCGAAGGAACACTTTATCCGTGCGACGTTGGAGTCACTTGCCTATCAAACACGCGATGTATTGTCTGCAATGGAATCGGATTCGGGAATCGAGTTAAGAAAATTGCGTGTTGACGGTGGTGCTGTCATGAACGACTTTTTAATGCAATTCCAGTCGGATATTTTAAACGTGCCTGTTGAACGTCCTTCAATCAATGAAACAACGGCACTCGGTGCTGCCTATTTAGCCGGCTTGGCTGTCGGGTTCTGGGAGAATCTCGACGAAGTGCAACAACATTGGCAGCTGAATCGCCAATTCGAGCCGGCAATGGATGAAGAGCAGCGCGAATCATTGTTCACAGGCTGGCACAAAGCAGTTAAAGCCGCACAGGCGTTTAAGTAA
- a CDS encoding polysaccharide deacetylase family protein has translation MQRKKWKRIAFILFLVLLFIFAAMYVFNSLGEAKGRDYYEETGQIIWDIQTDEKVVALTFDDGPHPKYTGQILDLLERYEAKGTFFIVGQLAEKSPELVLRMHESGHEIANHTYTHPFTKSVSPIMEEVNQTSDTIFSITGVKPNLFRPVEGYYTDELVKESVKNGYKIVMWSWHQDTEDWKDPGVNTIVNTVLNGLGNGNVVLFHDGGGNREQTVQALEKILPELKKQGYRFITISQMIRLQSDTKQHIVEEEK, from the coding sequence ATGCAAAGAAAAAAATGGAAAAGAATTGCTTTTATTTTATTTTTAGTTCTTTTATTTATATTTGCAGCTATGTATGTTTTCAATAGTCTCGGTGAAGCGAAAGGACGGGATTATTACGAAGAAACAGGACAGATTATTTGGGATATTCAGACAGACGAAAAGGTAGTGGCCCTGACATTTGATGATGGGCCCCATCCGAAATATACCGGGCAGATACTTGATTTACTTGAACGATATGAGGCGAAGGGAACGTTTTTTATCGTGGGGCAATTGGCTGAAAAAAGCCCCGAACTCGTTTTGCGGATGCATGAAAGTGGACATGAGATCGCCAATCATACGTACACACATCCTTTTACAAAATCAGTTTCTCCCATAATGGAAGAGGTTAATCAAACATCCGATACAATTTTCAGTATAACAGGAGTGAAACCGAATTTATTCCGACCGGTCGAAGGTTATTATACGGATGAACTCGTTAAAGAATCCGTCAAAAACGGCTATAAAATTGTGATGTGGTCGTGGCATCAGGATACAGAAGACTGGAAGGATCCAGGTGTAAATACAATAGTAAATACGGTATTGAACGGTCTTGGAAATGGAAATGTTGTTTTGTTCCATGATGGAGGAGGAAACCGGGAGCAGACGGTTCAGGCGTTGGAAAAAATTTTGCCCGAGCTGAAAAAGCAAGGCTACCGATTTATCACAATTTCCCAAATGATCCGATTACAAAGTGATACAAAACAACATATCGTAGAGGAGGAAAAATGA
- a CDS encoding DUF4440 domain-containing protein, producing the protein MTALNNQFLLLEQQLMYYKKEDFISLLSEDFLEYGSSGGIMDKPFLLKEITNAGIEESLFTVADFQAIAIADRIVQTRFVTTNRTNGNSQNQNRSSLWRNENGSWRMFFHQGTPIK; encoded by the coding sequence ATGACTGCACTGAACAATCAATTTCTGCTTCTGGAACAACAACTCATGTATTACAAAAAGGAAGACTTCATCAGCCTCCTGAGTGAGGATTTTCTGGAATACGGATCATCCGGGGGCATTATGGATAAACCATTCCTGCTGAAAGAGATAACAAATGCAGGTATTGAAGAAAGTTTATTTACGGTTGCGGATTTCCAGGCAATTGCAATTGCAGATCGGATCGTACAAACACGATTCGTTACGACAAACCGCACGAATGGCAACAGCCAAAACCAAAACCGCAGCTCCCTTTGGCGCAATGAAAACGGCTCGTGGCGGATGTTCTTCCATCAGGGCACACCAATAAAATAA
- a CDS encoding transposase: MSQTITVNVKLLPTKEQALILTEMSKEYISTINGLVVEMVKEKKSTRKTSKNMDVLLPSAVKNQAIKDAKSVFNKAKKTKFETVPVLKKPMCIWNNQNYSFDVTHISLPIMVDRKTKKTPIRALLVDKDNRNFDLLKHKLGALRVTKKSNKWIAQISVTIPTTQKTGLKVMGVDLGLKVPAVAVTDNEKVRFFGNGRQNKFKKRKFRSVRKELGEKKKLNAIRKLNDKEQRWMKDQDHKVSCEIINFAKENKISVIRLERLANIRQTTRTSRKNEKNLHTWSFYRLAQFIEYKANLAGMKVDYVNPAYTSQTCPKCSKKNKAQDRKYQCPCGFETHRDIMGAMNIRYAPVVDGNNQPALSARCTG, from the coding sequence ATGTCACAAACAATCACTGTCAACGTCAAATTGTTACCTACGAAAGAGCAGGCTTTGATTCTAACTGAAATGAGTAAAGAATACATTTCTACAATCAATGGTCTTGTAGTTGAAATGGTAAAAGAAAAGAAAAGCACCAGGAAAACAAGTAAAAACATGGATGTACTTTTGCCAAGTGCGGTAAAGAACCAAGCGATTAAAGATGCGAAAAGTGTTTTCAATAAGGCAAAGAAAACAAAATTTGAAACAGTTCCAGTGTTGAAGAAACCGATGTGTATCTGGAACAATCAAAACTATTCTTTTGATGTCACTCACATCTCCTTGCCTATCATGGTTGACAGAAAAACTAAGAAAACACCTATTCGCGCTTTATTGGTTGATAAAGATAATCGGAATTTCGATTTGCTTAAACATAAGTTAGGTGCACTGCGTGTTACAAAAAAGTCGAATAAATGGATTGCACAAATTTCTGTCACTATTCCTACTACTCAAAAAACAGGATTGAAAGTCATGGGAGTAGATTTAGGACTAAAAGTACCTGCTGTTGCTGTGACTGATAACGAAAAAGTGCGTTTCTTTGGTAATGGCAGACAAAATAAATTCAAGAAAAGGAAATTCCGTTCAGTTCGTAAAGAATTAGGGGAAAAGAAAAAGTTAAATGCTATCCGAAAATTGAACGACAAGGAACAGCGATGGATGAAAGACCAAGACCATAAAGTGAGTTGTGAAATAATTAATTTTGCGAAAGAAAATAAAATTTCTGTCATTCGTTTAGAACGATTAGCGAATATTAGACAGACGACAAGAACAAGTCGTAAAAACGAAAAGAATTTGCATACATGGTCATTCTATCGACTCGCTCAATTTATTGAATATAAAGCAAATTTAGCAGGGATGAAAGTTGACTATGTAAATCCTGCATATACAAGTCAAACATGCCCTAAATGTTCAAAAAAGAATAAGGCACAAGATAGGAAGTATCAATGTCCATGCGGATTCGAAACACATAGAGACATAATGGGTGCGATGAATATTCGATATGCACCTGTGGTTGATGGTAACAATCAACCAGCCTTATCTGCTAGATGCACTGGATAG
- a CDS encoding glycerol-3-phosphate dehydrogenase/oxidase, which yields MGNFSANARERLKKTFIEDTFDLFVIGGGITGAGIALDAATRGLKVGLAEMQDFAEGTSSRSTKLVHGGLRYLKQFEIKEVAELGRERAIVYENGPHVTTPVWMLLPFHKGGTFGSFSTALGLKVYDILANVKKDERRFMLSADETIAREPLIKKDGLLGGGVYVEYRTDDARLTIEVMKAAVANGAIAMNHLKVVGIEANNVAFSKVTVEDQLTGEQYEIRAKKVVNAAGPWVDDVRKLDGELNNKHLILSKGVHLVFDEDDFPLQQAIYFDTEKDGRMIFAIPRDGKAYVGTTDTFYEGDPADIKVTKEDRQYIMDAIHYMFPQLQLTEDKIESAWAGVRPLIHEEGKGPSEISRKDEIWQSESGLITIAGGKLTGYRKMAEKIVDLVVKQLNDEYQLKYGKSITKNLPISGGETSGSKFFEPFVEKRTEKGQDLGLTEEQSRYLAKFYGTNVDKVFDYIKQAKGNLPPIVYGQLYYAINEESACTPTDFFVRRTGALLFNIHLVKQYKQLVIDEMSDYLNWTAEEKQQHTDQLEQELQDVTMT from the coding sequence ATGGGAAACTTTTCTGCAAATGCAAGAGAGCGACTGAAAAAAACATTTATAGAAGACACCTTTGATCTGTTTGTTATTGGTGGTGGTATAACAGGTGCGGGGATTGCACTTGATGCAGCCACGCGAGGGTTAAAAGTAGGGTTGGCAGAAATGCAGGACTTTGCGGAAGGAACGAGTAGCCGATCGACAAAACTTGTGCATGGCGGCCTGCGCTACTTAAAACAATTCGAAATAAAAGAGGTTGCCGAGCTTGGTCGAGAGCGGGCAATTGTTTATGAAAACGGACCACATGTAACAACACCTGTATGGATGTTGCTTCCCTTCCATAAAGGCGGGACATTTGGTTCGTTTTCGACAGCGCTTGGATTGAAAGTATACGACATATTAGCGAATGTTAAAAAGGATGAAAGACGTTTTATGCTTTCTGCAGATGAAACGATTGCCCGGGAACCGCTCATTAAAAAGGACGGATTGCTCGGTGGCGGCGTCTATGTCGAATATCGTACAGACGATGCGCGCCTGACAATCGAAGTAATGAAGGCGGCTGTTGCCAACGGGGCAATTGCAATGAACCACTTGAAAGTTGTCGGTATTGAAGCAAATAACGTGGCTTTTTCCAAGGTGACAGTGGAAGATCAGCTCACTGGTGAACAATATGAAATTCGGGCGAAGAAAGTTGTCAATGCGGCAGGACCGTGGGTGGATGATGTACGAAAATTAGATGGGGAACTGAATAACAAACATCTTATTTTATCGAAAGGTGTACATCTCGTTTTCGACGAGGATGATTTCCCGCTGCAGCAGGCAATCTATTTTGATACCGAAAAAGACGGGCGGATGATTTTTGCGATCCCGCGGGACGGCAAAGCATACGTAGGAACAACAGATACCTTTTATGAAGGGGATCCTGCAGACATCAAGGTCACAAAAGAGGATCGACAATATATTATGGATGCGATTCATTACATGTTCCCGCAACTGCAGCTGACAGAAGATAAAATCGAATCGGCATGGGCAGGGGTGAGACCGCTTATCCATGAAGAAGGGAAGGGTCCGTCGGAAATTTCACGTAAAGATGAAATTTGGCAATCGGAAAGCGGACTGATTACGATCGCAGGAGGAAAGCTGACAGGCTACCGTAAAATGGCGGAAAAAATTGTCGACCTTGTCGTCAAACAATTAAACGATGAATACCAGCTGAAATACGGCAAATCCATTACAAAAAATCTTCCTATTTCGGGCGGGGAAACGAGCGGCTCGAAGTTTTTTGAACCGTTTGTAGAAAAACGTACGGAAAAAGGCCAGGATCTTGGGTTAACGGAGGAACAGAGCCGTTATTTAGCAAAATTCTACGGAACGAATGTTGATAAAGTATTCGATTATATTAAACAGGCAAAAGGAAACTTGCCGCCGATCGTATACGGTCAGCTTTACTATGCGATAAACGAGGAAAGTGCATGTACTCCGACAGACTTTTTCGTTCGTCGCACCGGCGCATTATTATTTAATATTCACCTCGTGAAACAATATAAACAGCTCGTTATTGACGAGATGAGCGACTACCTGAACTGGACAGCAGAAGAAAAGCAGCAGCATACAGACCAACTAGAACAGGAACTCCAAGACGTAACAATGACTTAG